The region GTTCCAGCCCTCCACCACGAACGACAGCACGCCGACCCGGGGGGCGTCGTCGCCGAACAGCGAGAGCACCCGCACCTCGGGCACCTCGGCCAGCCCCGCCCGCACCTTCTCGATCAGCTCCCGCTCACGGGCGACCAGGCCCTCGAAACCGGCCTCGGTCAGCGCCCTGCACGCCGACGCGATCGCGTAGACGCCGATGACGTTCGGCGAGCCCGCCTCGTGCCGGGCGGCGGTGGTGTGCCACTCGACGTCGACACCGCCGTCGTCCCTGCGCGTCACCTTACGGCTGGCGCCACCGCCCGCCAGATACGGCCGGGCCGCCCGCAGCCAGTCCGCGCGCCCGGCCAGCACACCGGCGCCGAAGGGGGCGTACAGCTTGTGCCCGGAGAAGGCCACCCAGTCGACGTCGGCCGCCGCGATGTCCACGGGGTGGTGCGGGGCGAGCTGCGCGGCGTCCAGGACGATACGGGCGCCGTGGGCGTGCGCGGCCGCGGCCAGCTCCCGCACCGGCCACAGCTCACCGGTCACATTGGACGCGCCGGTCACGCAGACCAGCGCCGGGCCCTCGGCGCGCCCCGCGAGCGCCTTCTCCAGCGTCTCCACCGCCTGCCGCGGGGAGCGCGGGGCGCTGAGGTAGCGGACGGTGACGTCCTCCCGCTGCTCCCACGGCAGCAGCGAGGCGTGGTGCTCGGTCTCGAAGACGAAGACCTCGGTGCCCCGCGGCGCCACGGCGGCCAGGAGGTTGAGCGAATCGGTGGTGGAGCGGGTGAAGACGACCTGGTCGTCCTCGCGGCAGCCGAGGAAGGCGGCGACGTCCTTACGGCTGTTCTCGAAGAGGTCGGTGGAGAGCTGCGAGAGGTAGCCCGCCCCGCGGTGCACGCTGCCGTAGTAGGGCGCGTAGGCGGCGATGTCGTCCCAGACCCGCCGCAGCGCGGGGGCGCTGGCGGCGTAGTCGAGCGCCGCGTAGGTCACCTCGCCCCCGGTGACCAGGGGCACCAGGACATCGCCGCCCAGCACGGGCAGCGGCTCACAGGCGGCGACGGACGAAGCGGCGGAGGCGGCGGAAGCGATGACAGAAGGGCGCGCGGACATGGCGAAGTCTCCCGGGGGTCGAAGGCGTGAGAATGCGTGACGCGCACAAAGACGGCGGTGAGCCGGCCGTCAGGGCGCGGAAAGTCGCTCGACGCACGGCCACACCGCACGGAGCACAGGGGGAAACGGGCCGCTCGGCCCTAGCGCATTCGCTGCATCACGGAAGAACTCCCTCGACCACCAGGACCCCTAGTGCGAGGGGTCCGCGCTTGCCGCCGGCCTCGCTGCCTGGCGGCCTGGTCATCACCCGGGGCACCCCGCCACGGACGGAGGGTTGCCGGACAGCGGGCCGGGGCCGTAGTCGCTGTCACTCGTGACCTGGTCAGGAGTATGCCATGCCATACGGCAGCGCCCATGCCCTGTCCGCATCCCGGACAGGGCACGGACGGAACATGGGCACCGTAAGGGCAACGCCCAACCGTAAGGGCAACGCCTAGGCGTGGGTGGCCCGTACCCACCGCTCCAGGACGTCGCGCGCCGCGCCCGAGTCGATCGACTCGGCGGCCCGCGCGACACCCGCCGCGATCCGCTCCGCCAGGGGCTTGTCCCCCGGCTCCGGCTCGAGCGCCACCAGCGCCGACGCCGAGTTCAGCAGCACCGCGTCCCGCACCGGGCCCCGCTCGCCCGCCAGCAGCCGGCGGGCCACATCGGCGTTGTACGAGGCATCCGCGCCGCGCAGGGCCTCCATGGGGGCCCGCTCGATGCCCACGTCCCGGGGGTCGAGGGTCTCCTGGCGCACGGCGCCGCCCCGGACCTCCCACACCTGGGAGGTCGTGGTCACGGTGAGCTCGTCCAGCCCGTCGTCGCCGCGGACGACCAGCGCGGAGGAGCCCCGCTCGGCCAGCACCCCGGCGATGATGGGCGCCATCCGGGCATCGGCGACCCCGGTCGCCTGGCACTTCACCCGCGCCGGGTTGGTCAGCGGGCCGAGCAGGTTGAACGGGGTGGCGACGCCCAGCTCGCGGCGGGCCGAGGCGACATGCCGCAGCGACGGGTGGAACTTCACCGCGAAGCAGAAGGTGATCCCCGCCTCCTCCGCGACCTCGACCACCCGCTCCGGGGTGATGTCCAGGTTGACGCCGAGCTTCTCCAGTACGTCGGAGGCGCCGCTGGCGGAGGACGAGGCGCGGTTGCCGTGCTTGACGACCCGCGCGCCGGTACCGGCGACGACCAGCGCGGACATGGTGGAGATATTGACGGTCCTGGCGCGGTCGCCGCCGGTGCCGACGATGTCCACGGTCGCCCCGGGCACCTCGATCACCTTGGCGTGCTCGTACATGGCCCGCACCAGACCGGCCACCTCGGAGACCGTCTCGCCCTTGGCGCGCAGCGCGATCGCGAAACCGGCGATCTGCGCGTCGGTGGCCTCGCCCCGCATGATCCGGTCCATGGCCCAGGCGGTGTCGTCGGCATCGAGGTCCAGGCCGGCGATGAGCGAGCTCAGTACGTCCGGCCAGGTGCGGGCCGTCGCGGTGCTGTCGCCTCCGGCGGGGGTCACAACGTCCATGGTCCGCTCCTGGATCCGTGGGGGTGGGCAGGGAAGGGGCCGCGCACGTCAGCGGCCCGCGGCCCGCGGCCAGCCTATCGGCAGCACGACCAGGGCCCCGGCCGGACCGTGTGGTCCGGGCCGGGGCCCTGGTCTGTGGCGTCAGAGACGTGCGAGAGCGGTACGGCGGAGATCAGTGGTGGCCGTGGCCGCTGGTGATCTCGTGGTACTCCTCGCGGGTCGGCTTCGGAATGACGTTGTCCTCGCCGTAGTAGCCCTTGGAGAGCTTCGAACGGACCCGCTGCGCGGGCGTCACCTTCCGCTTGACCCCGTTCTCGTCGGTCTCGGGGCCGATCTCGTAGGGCTCGGGCTGCTCGTGCTGGGTCAGCACATGCAACTGCTCCTGCGCGAGCGGCTCGTGGACCTCGACGAACTCACCGTGCGGCAGCCGCTTGATGATGCCGGTCTCGCGGCCGTGCAGCACCTTGTCGCGGTCGCGCCGCTGGAGGCCGAGGCAGATCCGCTTGGTGGCGATGAACGCCAGGACCGGGCCGGCGAAGAAGCCGATCCGCACGAACCACGTGATCGAGTTGATCGACAGGTGGAAGTGGGTGGCCCACAGGTCGTTACCGCCACCGATCAGCATCACGAAGTACGCGGTCAGCCAGGCGACACCGAAGGCCGTACGGGTCGGGGCGTTGCGCGGGCGGTCCAGGATGTGGTGCTCACGCTTGTCGCCGGTGATCCAGGTCTCGATGAACGGGTAGAGCCCGATCGCGAAGAGGACCAGCGGGAAGAGCACGATCGGGATGAACACGCCCAGGACGAGCGTATGACCCCAGGCGGTGATCTCCCAGCCGGGCATCACGCGGACCAGACCCTCGGCGAAGCCCATGTACCAGTCGGGCTGGGCGCCGGTGGACACCTGGTCGGGCCGGTAGGGACCGATGGTCCAGACCGGGTTGATGGTCGCGACCGCGGAGAGGACCGCGATCACACCGAAGACCAGGAAGAAGAAGCCGCCCGCCTTGGCCATGTAGACCGGCAGCAGGGGCATGCCGACGACGTTCTTCTCGGTCTTTCCGGCCCCGGGGTACTGCGTGTGCTTGTGGTAGAAGACCAGGATCAGGTGCGCCACCAGCAGGCCGAGCATGATGCCCGGCAACAGCAGGACGTGGACCGGGTAGAGCCTCGGGATGAGGTCCATCCCGGGGAACTCGCCGCCGAAGATGAACATCGAGATGTAGGTGCCGACCACCGGGATCGACAGGAACACACCCTCGATGAACCGCAGACCGGTGCCGGAGAGCAGGTCGTCGGGGAGCGAGTAGCCGGTGAAGCCGGTCAGCATGCCGAGGAAGAACAGCAGGAAGCCGAAGAGCCAGTTGATCTCACGCGGCTTGCGGAACGCACCGGTGAAGAACACGCGCATCATGTGCGTGAACATGCCGCACAGGAAGACCAGCGCGGCCCAGTGGTGGATCTGCCGGATCAGCAGACCGCCCCGCACCTCGAAGCTGATGTCGAGCGTCGAGGCGAACGCCTCGGACATCTTGACGCCCTGCATCGGGACGTACGGGCCGTGGTACGTGACCTCTTCCATGCTGGGGTGGAAGAACAGCGTCAGGTACACACCCGTGAGGATGATGATGATGAAGCTGTAGAGGCAGACCTCGCCCAGCATGAAGGACCAGTGGTCCGGGAAGATCTTGCGCATATTGGCCTTGGCCAGGCCGTAGATGCCCAGCCGGCCATCGGCCCAGTCGGCGACCCGCTCGCCCGCGGGCGCTTTGCCGCGGCGCTGCTGCGCACCGCTGTCGCTTGTAGTACTCATCCGCGCTCCCAGTAAGCAGGACCGACGGGCTCCGGGAAGTCGCCCATGGCTTCGAGGTACCCCTGGTCGTTGGCCCGGATCCGTAGCTGCGGCAGCGCGTGACCGGCCGGACCGAAGATCACTCGGCCACCGTCGGAGAGGTCGAAGGTCGACTGGTGGCAGGGGCACAGGACGTGGTGCGTCTGCTGCTCATAGAGGTTGATCGGGCAGCCGACGTGGGTGCAGATCTTGGAGAACGCGACGATGCCCTCGTGCGACCAGTCGAGCTCGTGCTTGTCCTTGATGTTCTCCGGCTGCAGCCGGACCAGCATCAGGGCCGCCTTGGCGATCTCCGTCTGGAAGTCGTGCTGGTCCTCGCTCATGCCCTCGGGCATGGCGAAGGTGAGCGAACCGACGGTGATGTCCTCGGGGCGCAGCGGCTGCATGGTGTTGTAGTTCATCAGCCGCTTGCCCTTGGCCCACTTGGTGTGCCGCAGCTTGGTGCCCGGCAGCGGACCGAGGTCGCGCAGCAGCACGACGCCGGAGAGCGGCACCAGCGCGAGCGCGCCGAAGAGGGTGTTGCGGGCCAGCTTGCGCCGGCCGAAGCCGGACTCCTTGGCGCCGGCCGCGAAATCCTCGAGGACCTTGGCCTTCACCTCGGGGCTGGCCTCGATGGGGTGCCGCTCGTCGGCGATCTCCTCATCGGACATCAGGGTGCGGGCCCAGTGGACCGCGCCCGCGCCGATGGCGAACAGCGCGATGCCGAGCGTCACACCGAGCGCGAAGTTGAGCGCGCTGATGTGCCCGATCGGGAAGACGTAGATGTACTTGTCGACCGGCAGCGCCACATACGCGGCGATGAAGGCGATCGTGGCCACCATCGAGACCGTGAAGAGCAGGGCGACGGTGCGCTCGGAGCGCCGCGCGGCCCGCTCGTCGATGTCCTGCACACGGTGCTCGTGCGGGGGCAGCCCCGGGTCGGCGAACGGGTCCTCGACCGGCCTTACGGCGCTCTCGGCCCCTCGCTCTTCCGGCAGCTTGTCTTCTGCTTCTGAAATCTCGTGGCTACTCATGACTTCTTGGCCTTTGCGGTCCGGGCGGCGACCCAGATGGTGAGGACGATCATCGCGCCCATGCCGAAGACCCAGCCGAACAGACCCTCGCTCACCGGGCCGAGCCCGCCGAGCTCGAGGCCACCGGGGGTCTTGCTCTTGTCGCTGTTGACCGTGTCGAGGTAGGCGATGATGTCCTGCTTGTTCTTCGCCGGCATCACGGTGTCGGGGAAGTTCGGCATGTTCTGCGGGCCGGTCTGCATGGCCTCGTAGAGATGCTTGGCGCTGACCCCGTCGAGGCCCGGTGCGTACTTGCCGTTGGTCAGGGCACCACCCTTGCCGGCGAAGTTGTGGCACTGCGCGCAGTTCGTACGGAAGAGCTCCCCGCCCTTCGCCACGTCCGCGCCGTCCGGGCTGTACTCGCTCTTGGCGGGCGTCACCGGACCCGCACCGAGCGAGGCGATGTAGGCGGCGAGCTGCTCGATATCGGCGTCCGAGTAGATCTTCTTCTTCTTCGGCACCTGGGCGCCCGGCTGCTGCGCGGGCATACGGCCGGTGCCGACCTGGAAGTCCACGG is a window of Streptomyces violaceusniger Tu 4113 DNA encoding:
- a CDS encoding aminotransferase class V-fold PLP-dependent enzyme, translated to MSARPSVIASAASAASSVAACEPLPVLGGDVLVPLVTGGEVTYAALDYAASAPALRRVWDDIAAYAPYYGSVHRGAGYLSQLSTDLFENSRKDVAAFLGCREDDQVVFTRSTTDSLNLLAAVAPRGTEVFVFETEHHASLLPWEQREDVTVRYLSAPRSPRQAVETLEKALAGRAEGPALVCVTGASNVTGELWPVRELAAAAHAHGARIVLDAAQLAPHHPVDIAAADVDWVAFSGHKLYAPFGAGVLAGRADWLRAARPYLAGGGASRKVTRRDDGGVDVEWHTTAARHEAGSPNVIGVYAIASACRALTEAGFEGLVARERELIEKVRAGLAEVPEVRVLSLFGDDAPRVGVLSFVVEGWNSSHFAAALSAEYGIGVRDGLFCAHPLVRTLLDSEPDEPGECGAPEAAPGERSLNAIRVSFGAGTPDEHVERFVGAVKELVREGARWSYRTEDGRCVPDRG
- the trpD gene encoding anthranilate phosphoribosyltransferase — protein: MDVVTPAGGDSTATARTWPDVLSSLIAGLDLDADDTAWAMDRIMRGEATDAQIAGFAIALRAKGETVSEVAGLVRAMYEHAKVIEVPGATVDIVGTGGDRARTVNISTMSALVVAGTGARVVKHGNRASSSASGASDVLEKLGVNLDITPERVVEVAEEAGITFCFAVKFHPSLRHVASARRELGVATPFNLLGPLTNPARVKCQATGVADARMAPIIAGVLAERGSSALVVRGDDGLDELTVTTTSQVWEVRGGAVRQETLDPRDVGIERAPMEALRGADASYNADVARRLLAGERGPVRDAVLLNSASALVALEPEPGDKPLAERIAAGVARAAESIDSGAARDVLERWVRATHA
- the qcrB gene encoding cytochrome bc1 complex cytochrome b subunit, giving the protein MSTTSDSGAQQRRGKAPAGERVADWADGRLGIYGLAKANMRKIFPDHWSFMLGEVCLYSFIIIILTGVYLTLFFHPSMEEVTYHGPYVPMQGVKMSEAFASTLDISFEVRGGLLIRQIHHWAALVFLCGMFTHMMRVFFTGAFRKPREINWLFGFLLFFLGMLTGFTGYSLPDDLLSGTGLRFIEGVFLSIPVVGTYISMFIFGGEFPGMDLIPRLYPVHVLLLPGIMLGLLVAHLILVFYHKHTQYPGAGKTEKNVVGMPLLPVYMAKAGGFFFLVFGVIAVLSAVATINPVWTIGPYRPDQVSTGAQPDWYMGFAEGLVRVMPGWEITAWGHTLVLGVFIPIVLFPLVLFAIGLYPFIETWITGDKREHHILDRPRNAPTRTAFGVAWLTAYFVMLIGGGNDLWATHFHLSINSITWFVRIGFFAGPVLAFIATKRICLGLQRRDRDKVLHGRETGIIKRLPHGEFVEVHEPLAQEQLHVLTQHEQPEPYEIGPETDENGVKRKVTPAQRVRSKLSKGYYGEDNVIPKPTREEYHEITSGHGHH
- the qcrA gene encoding cytochrome bc1 complex Rieske iron-sulfur subunit, with protein sequence MSSHEISEAEDKLPEERGAESAVRPVEDPFADPGLPPHEHRVQDIDERAARRSERTVALLFTVSMVATIAFIAAYVALPVDKYIYVFPIGHISALNFALGVTLGIALFAIGAGAVHWARTLMSDEEIADERHPIEASPEVKAKVLEDFAAGAKESGFGRRKLARNTLFGALALVPLSGVVLLRDLGPLPGTKLRHTKWAKGKRLMNYNTMQPLRPEDITVGSLTFAMPEGMSEDQHDFQTEIAKAALMLVRLQPENIKDKHELDWSHEGIVAFSKICTHVGCPINLYEQQTHHVLCPCHQSTFDLSDGGRVIFGPAGHALPQLRIRANDQGYLEAMGDFPEPVGPAYWERG
- the qcrC gene encoding cytochrome bc1 complex diheme cytochrome c subunit, translated to MKKLSARRRHPLAALVVLLFALAVTGGLYAAFSPSEAKADDSSAQSLAIEEGKKLYAVGCASCHGTGGQGTSDGPSLVGVGSAAVDFQVGTGRMPAQQPGAQVPKKKKIYSDADIEQLAAYIASLGAGPVTPAKSEYSPDGADVAKGGELFRTNCAQCHNFAGKGGALTNGKYAPGLDGVSAKHLYEAMQTGPQNMPNFPDTVMPAKNKQDIIAYLDTVNSDKSKTPGGLELGGLGPVSEGLFGWVFGMGAMIVLTIWVAARTAKAKKS